A genomic stretch from Bacillus sp. N1-1 includes:
- a CDS encoding FtsW/RodA/SpoVE family cell cycle protein, which translates to MNNDNQTPWQQIDFTLLFFVFLLMCISTVAIYSAQASLPGELKNFNFAGRQLTWYFVGAFVLSLTLIIDFDRFRQLSWYLYGFGILLLILLAVSPEYIGSYQIAPIRNGAKSWFVLPGLGSIQPSEFMKIFLIIAIASASVSHHEKHPTKTIQTDLILLAKIFGIAAAPLLIVMAQPDLGTAMVFTAIVVSITLVSGVRWRLLSLLSLIGVAGIATFVFIFFKFPAFFKAYLLDEYQLARFYGWLAPEEYADAGYQATKAILAIGSGKLEGKGYADGTVYFPEAHTDFIFAVIGEEFGFIGASITISIFFMLIYRMIHTALESNESFGSYLCAGVIGMLTFQVFQNIGMTIRILPITGIPLPFVSYGGSALLTYMIAVGLVLNVRSRTKTYMFE; encoded by the coding sequence ATGAACAATGACAATCAAACACCATGGCAACAAATAGATTTCACACTTTTGTTCTTTGTATTTCTTCTTATGTGTATCAGTACTGTTGCCATTTACAGCGCGCAGGCTTCATTACCCGGAGAATTAAAAAACTTTAACTTTGCAGGAAGACAGCTTACATGGTATTTCGTAGGTGCTTTCGTACTTTCGCTCACACTGATCATTGATTTTGATCGCTTTAGGCAGCTTTCCTGGTATCTCTACGGATTTGGAATTCTTCTTCTAATCTTACTAGCAGTAAGTCCTGAATATATTGGAAGTTACCAAATTGCGCCAATTCGAAATGGCGCCAAAAGCTGGTTCGTTCTTCCTGGTCTCGGAAGTATTCAGCCATCTGAGTTTATGAAGATTTTCTTAATTATTGCCATTGCTTCAGCTTCTGTCTCGCATCATGAAAAACATCCAACGAAAACCATTCAGACAGATCTAATTCTTTTAGCGAAGATCTTCGGTATTGCTGCCGCTCCTCTGCTTATTGTTATGGCTCAGCCTGACCTTGGTACAGCGATGGTATTTACAGCAATCGTTGTTAGCATCACGCTAGTATCAGGCGTACGTTGGAGACTTCTTTCTCTTTTAAGTTTAATAGGCGTAGCGGGTATTGCTACTTTCGTCTTTATTTTCTTCAAGTTTCCCGCATTCTTTAAAGCTTACTTACTTGATGAGTATCAACTAGCCCGATTCTACGGCTGGCTTGCTCCAGAAGAATATGCGGACGCTGGCTATCAAGCTACGAAAGCGATTCTAGCAATTGGGTCGGGTAAACTTGAAGGAAAAGGTTACGCTGATGGTACAGTTTACTTTCCTGAAGCACACACTGACTTTATTTTTGCCGTTATCGGAGAAGAATTTGGTTTCATTGGTGCAAGTATTACGATTTCGATTTTCTTCATGCTCATTTATCGAATGATTCATACCGCTCTTGAAAGCAATGAATCATTTGGAAGCTACCTTTGTGCTGGTGTTATCGGAATGCTTACTTTCCAGGTATTTCAAAACATTGGAATGACGATTCGAATCCTACCGATCACGGGAATTCCTTTACCTTTTGTAAGCTACGGAGGAAGTGCCCTTCTAACCTATATGATTGCAGTTGGTCTTGTTTTAAACGTTCGCTCACGAACAAAAACGTATATGTTTGAATAA
- a CDS encoding CYTH domain-containing protein, whose product MAQELEIEFKNMLTKEEYTSLLTAYKLESDIKTQTNDYFDTADFLIREKGAALRVRNKKDKFVLTLKQPADEGLLETHQPISFETFEAIKKSASLPEGEVLTQLQEFGIQDQLIHLGRLTTHRAEYMLDEGLLVLDHSEYLNREDFELEFEVSAFEAGERAFSHLLQKHEIPKREAKNKILRFFLASQEQA is encoded by the coding sequence TTGGCACAGGAACTAGAAATTGAATTTAAAAATATGCTAACGAAAGAAGAATACACTTCTTTGCTTACTGCTTATAAGTTAGAAAGTGACATCAAAACGCAAACGAATGATTATTTTGATACAGCTGATTTTCTGATTCGAGAAAAAGGAGCTGCATTACGCGTTCGCAATAAAAAAGATAAGTTTGTCTTAACATTAAAGCAACCTGCAGATGAAGGATTGCTTGAAACACATCAGCCAATTTCATTTGAAACCTTTGAAGCTATTAAGAAAAGTGCTTCTTTACCAGAAGGAGAAGTCTTAACTCAACTTCAAGAGTTCGGTATTCAGGATCAGCTTATCCATTTAGGTCGTTTAACAACACATCGTGCGGAATACATGCTAGATGAAGGACTCCTCGTTCTTGATCATAGCGAATACCTTAACCGAGAAGATTTTGAACTCGAATTCGAAGTTAGCGCTTTTGAAGCCGGGGAACGTGCTTTTAGTCACCTCCTTCAGAAGCATGAGATACCAAAGCGAGAGGCGAAAAACAAGATCTTACGCTTCTTTCTTGCCTCCCAAGAACAGGCCTAA
- a CDS encoding GTP pyrophosphokinase family protein yields MKNWEEFLAPYKQAVNELKIKLKGLREQFEKADDHSPVEFVTGRVKPISSILDKAKNKKISLDRLQEEMHDIAGVRVMCQFVEDINKVIHHLRGRKDFDIIEERDYVTNQKVSGYRSYHVVVQYPVQTIQGEQMLLVEIQIRTLAMNFWATIEHSLNYKYNKKIPEDVKKRLQRAAEAASKLDDEMSEIRGEIKEAQKVFMQKKENEQKKAEN; encoded by the coding sequence ATGAAAAATTGGGAAGAATTTTTAGCCCCTTATAAGCAAGCAGTAAACGAGCTAAAGATAAAGTTAAAAGGTCTCCGTGAGCAGTTTGAAAAAGCCGATGATCACTCTCCTGTTGAATTTGTAACGGGGCGAGTGAAGCCCATTTCGAGCATTCTTGATAAGGCAAAAAACAAGAAGATTTCTCTCGACCGGTTGCAAGAGGAGATGCATGACATTGCTGGTGTGCGGGTCATGTGTCAGTTTGTGGAGGATATTAATAAGGTCATACATCACCTTCGTGGAAGAAAAGACTTCGATATCATTGAAGAACGTGACTATGTGACGAATCAAAAAGTAAGTGGCTACCGTTCTTATCATGTGGTTGTACAATATCCGGTTCAAACAATTCAAGGTGAACAAATGCTTCTTGTCGAAATTCAGATACGCACATTAGCAATGAATTTCTGGGCAACAATTGAGCATTCGCTTAATTATAAATACAACAAGAAGATTCCTGAAGATGTCAAAAAACGTCTTCAGCGTGCTGCAGAAGCGGCATCTAAATTAGATGATGAAATGTCTGAAATACGCGGTGAAATCAAGGAAGCTCAAAAAGTATTTATGCAAAAAAAAGAAAATGAACAAAAGAAAGCTGAAAATTAA
- the prpE gene encoding bis(5'-nucleosyl)-tetraphosphatase PrpE gives MFDIISDIHGCYNELKTLTMRLGYDWESGVPLHPEGRKLVFPGDITDRGKDSLAVVKIVSQLVTSGQAFYCPGNHCNKFYRYLIGRNVQQTHGLETTVAELNALPPKDRTMIKELFIALYENAPLYLSLDDGELIAAHAGIPEKYIGQVGKKVKTFVLYGDITGESHPNGMPIRKDWATQYEGGALIVYGHTPVLEPRWVNHTVNIDTGCVFGGKLTALSYPELKTTSVQSSMPYVAEKFTSFQ, from the coding sequence GTGTTCGACATAATCAGTGATATACACGGTTGCTATAATGAATTGAAGACGCTCACGATGCGTCTTGGATATGACTGGGAAAGTGGCGTGCCCCTTCATCCTGAAGGGAGAAAACTTGTTTTCCCTGGCGATATCACAGATCGAGGGAAAGACTCTCTAGCGGTTGTAAAAATCGTTTCTCAACTCGTGACAAGTGGACAGGCATTCTATTGCCCTGGAAATCATTGTAACAAATTCTATCGCTACTTGATTGGCAGGAACGTGCAGCAAACCCACGGTCTTGAGACAACGGTGGCCGAACTTAATGCGTTACCACCTAAAGACCGTACGATGATAAAAGAATTGTTTATTGCGCTATATGAGAATGCCCCGCTTTATTTGTCTCTTGATGATGGAGAATTAATTGCTGCACATGCTGGTATACCAGAGAAATACATTGGACAAGTTGGGAAAAAAGTAAAAACCTTTGTACTTTATGGCGACATAACAGGCGAATCCCATCCAAACGGGATGCCTATTCGGAAAGACTGGGCAACTCAATATGAAGGTGGTGCACTCATTGTCTATGGCCACACCCCTGTTTTAGAACCAAGGTGGGTCAATCATACTGTGAACATTGATACCGGCTGCGTATTTGGTGGCAAATTAACAGCACTTAGCTATCCGGAACTGAAAACAACATCGGTTCAATCATCCATGCCTTATGTTGCAGAGAAGTTCACTTCGTTTCAATAA
- a CDS encoding CsxC family protein, with protein sequence MGFRPIRRSASTNFCDNTANNPPQPTPQNRDFIKVPVVLGQYNIQIPMHAEIEFPAGQNVLEIKDIKKRAYLTQCKLLSVSQDEDPNQPTTGKLYISGFVRKNIKYAVNPEIVSGEFDTQLSSNIRSLTVPVPFDCVTEVTFQGNARPVGPFLNQRAEWEYLISQDLPSGFPEKDSLEGTDLSQFHQQSTQYFNELPFCELNRAEFLQIDESLNRVPVTSAATGDVLGEGTFTELSEKMVLDLTLTLLQKQTVNNYLTD encoded by the coding sequence ATGGGTTTTAGACCTATTCGTAGATCTGCATCTACAAACTTTTGTGATAACACTGCAAACAATCCCCCTCAGCCTACTCCACAAAACCGTGACTTTATTAAGGTACCTGTTGTATTAGGGCAATATAACATTCAAATCCCTATGCATGCAGAGATTGAGTTCCCAGCAGGGCAAAATGTACTTGAAATTAAAGACATTAAGAAAAGAGCCTATTTAACTCAATGTAAATTGCTTTCAGTTTCACAGGATGAAGATCCCAACCAACCCACAACTGGAAAGCTTTATATTAGTGGCTTTGTACGCAAAAACATTAAATATGCAGTTAATCCAGAGATAGTATCAGGGGAATTTGACACACAATTAAGTTCCAACATTCGCTCACTAACAGTTCCAGTTCCTTTCGATTGTGTTACTGAAGTAACGTTTCAAGGAAACGCTCGCCCTGTTGGTCCATTTCTAAATCAACGAGCTGAGTGGGAATATCTGATTTCTCAAGATCTTCCTTCAGGCTTCCCGGAAAAAGATAGTTTAGAAGGTACAGACTTATCTCAGTTCCATCAGCAAAGCACACAATATTTTAATGAACTTCCATTCTGTGAGCTAAACCGAGCAGAGTTCCTTCAAATTGATGAGTCATTGAACCGAGTTCCTGTTACAAGTGCTGCTACTGGTGATGTTCTAGGTGAAGGAACATTTACTGAGTTATCAGAAAAAATGGTTTTAGACCTAACTCTTACTTTGCTTCAAAAACAAACTGTCAATAACTACTTGACGGATTAA
- a CDS encoding NAD kinase, which yields MKFAVKSKGDQTSNQLQQRIKNYLRDFDLDYDEAEPDIVISVGGDGTLLHAFHHYQDRLADTAFVGVHTGHLGFYADWTPEEVEKLVIHIARTPFQIVEYPLLEVTVRYLNSSKENRYLALNECTVKSVEGSLVMNVEIKGDLFETFRGDGLCISTPSGSTAYNKALGGAIIHPALPSIQLSEMASINNRVFRTVGSPLVLPQHHTCLLRPVNDADFQITIDHLFLLQKDVKSIQYRVAEEKVRFARFRPFPFWKRVKESFVDEVY from the coding sequence GTGAAATTTGCGGTAAAGTCCAAAGGGGATCAAACCTCCAACCAACTTCAGCAGCGGATTAAAAATTATTTACGTGATTTTGATCTAGACTATGATGAAGCAGAACCAGATATTGTGATTTCTGTTGGCGGGGATGGAACGCTATTACATGCGTTTCATCACTATCAGGACCGACTGGCAGATACAGCGTTTGTTGGTGTTCATACAGGGCATCTCGGATTTTACGCTGACTGGACGCCTGAAGAAGTCGAAAAGCTTGTGATTCATATCGCAAGAACGCCTTTTCAAATTGTGGAATACCCATTGCTTGAAGTAACGGTTCGATATTTGAATAGCTCTAAAGAAAATCGTTACCTTGCCCTTAATGAATGTACAGTGAAAAGTGTGGAAGGTTCTCTCGTCATGAATGTGGAAATTAAAGGTGATTTATTCGAAACGTTTCGTGGTGATGGGCTCTGCATTTCCACTCCTTCTGGAAGCACCGCTTATAACAAAGCGTTAGGAGGAGCGATTATTCATCCAGCGCTTCCTTCGATTCAGCTTTCTGAAATGGCTTCCATTAATAATCGAGTCTTTCGTACAGTGGGGTCGCCACTAGTGCTTCCGCAACATCATACGTGTCTTTTAAGACCTGTTAACGACGCTGATTTTCAAATTACAATCGATCATCTTTTTTTACTTCAAAAAGATGTAAAGTCGATTCAATATCGAGTGGCTGAAGAGAAAGTTCGATTCGCCCGTTTCAGACCGTTTCCATTTTGGAAAAGGGTAAAAGAATCTTTTGTAGATGAAGTATATTAA
- a CDS encoding monovalent cation:proton antiporter family protein translates to MEHGASVSSLVIVVVIAFVIPFILHRFRLNFLPVVVAEIIAGIFIGQSGFNLVQGDTWLDTLSTLGFIFLMFLSGLEIDFTVFANKKKKIKLPSGKFEPNRVLVSFIVFVLVFVVSYLLSLLFVVLGYTDNAFFMTLIISTISLGVVVPTLKDANIMKSSIGQTILLIAVIADLATMILLAIFVSLNSGGEGNMWLLLILFGAGILLYFLGAYFRHLSFIETMSKGTIQIGTRAVFTLIIVLVGISETVGAENILGAFLAGALVSLLSPNTELVQKLDSFGYGFLIPIFFVMVGVELDIWSLFQDPKVLILIPLLLIALFASKLVPVVVLRKWYDTKTVLGSGMLLTSTLSLVIAAAEIGERINIIDDQLSSALILVAIISCILAPILFKKLMPKPEESSHAKKLAIIGANQITLPISLELNPANYETSIYHTKQEKVDSEKQSSHFKVIELSDYSIDTLKNSSVFDADILLISSGDDETNSDIAVFAKEYGTERVIARIELTEIADQLRELNIDVFSVFFSTKALLKALIESPGVVNIFTREENALYQINMNNVEYNGVPLRSFPYLGDTIIVRIFRGKDSIVPHGDTELRIGDRLIVTGSSESVDEVRSLLSY, encoded by the coding sequence ATGGAACACGGTGCATCCGTATCATCACTTGTTATCGTAGTTGTTATCGCATTTGTTATACCGTTTATCTTACACCGCTTCAGACTGAATTTCTTGCCGGTCGTAGTTGCTGAGATTATTGCTGGGATCTTCATTGGCCAAAGTGGGTTTAATTTAGTTCAGGGAGATACGTGGCTTGATACGTTATCAACGCTAGGATTTATTTTTCTCATGTTTTTAAGCGGTCTTGAAATTGATTTTACGGTTTTTGCGAATAAAAAGAAAAAAATTAAGCTTCCGAGCGGTAAGTTTGAACCAAACCGTGTTCTTGTGTCGTTCATTGTCTTTGTTCTTGTGTTCGTTGTATCCTATCTCCTTTCATTACTGTTTGTTGTTCTTGGATACACCGACAATGCGTTCTTTATGACGCTGATTATCTCCACCATTTCGCTTGGTGTTGTTGTGCCGACATTGAAGGATGCAAATATTATGAAAAGCAGTATTGGGCAAACGATTCTTCTTATTGCCGTTATTGCGGATCTTGCAACGATGATTCTACTTGCAATCTTCGTTTCGCTTAATTCAGGTGGAGAAGGGAATATGTGGCTTCTGCTCATTCTCTTTGGAGCTGGGATTCTGCTTTATTTCCTGGGGGCTTACTTTAGACATCTTTCCTTTATTGAAACGATGTCAAAAGGGACGATTCAAATCGGCACGAGAGCCGTATTTACGTTAATTATTGTATTGGTAGGGATTTCTGAAACCGTTGGTGCTGAAAACATTTTAGGTGCATTCCTTGCAGGGGCACTTGTTTCGTTACTCTCTCCAAATACTGAGCTTGTCCAAAAGCTTGATTCATTTGGATATGGTTTTCTAATCCCGATCTTTTTCGTTATGGTTGGGGTGGAGTTAGATATTTGGTCTCTATTCCAGGATCCGAAAGTCTTAATTTTAATTCCACTTCTATTAATCGCGCTTTTTGCTTCAAAGCTTGTGCCAGTAGTCGTTTTAAGGAAATGGTATGATACAAAAACGGTGCTTGGTTCAGGAATGCTGCTCACATCAACACTTTCTCTCGTGATTGCGGCCGCAGAAATTGGTGAGCGCATTAATATCATTGATGATCAACTGTCATCTGCATTAATTTTGGTTGCGATTATTAGCTGTATACTAGCACCAATTCTCTTCAAGAAATTAATGCCGAAACCAGAAGAAAGTTCACATGCAAAGAAGCTTGCGATTATTGGGGCGAACCAAATTACTTTACCGATCTCGCTTGAACTTAATCCTGCGAATTATGAAACATCCATTTATCATACGAAGCAGGAAAAAGTGGATTCTGAGAAGCAAAGTAGTCACTTTAAAGTTATTGAACTTTCCGATTATAGTATTGATACGTTAAAGAACAGTTCAGTGTTTGATGCCGACATTCTTCTTATTTCTTCAGGAGATGATGAGACGAATTCAGACATTGCGGTATTCGCGAAAGAATATGGAACAGAGCGTGTGATTGCACGAATTGAGCTTACTGAAATAGCGGATCAGCTACGAGAGCTTAATATTGATGTGTTTTCTGTGTTCTTCTCCACAAAAGCGCTGCTAAAAGCGCTTATAGAATCACCAGGTGTTGTGAATATCTTCACTCGTGAAGAAAATGCGCTTTATCAAATTAACATGAACAATGTAGAATACAATGGCGTTCCACTGCGTAGCTTCCCGTATCTCGGGGATACGATCATCGTTCGTATTTTTCGCGGCAAAGATTCGATTGTGCCACACGGTGATACGGAACTTCGAATCGGCGATCGCTTAATCGTAACAGGAAGCAGTGAGAGTGTCGACGAAGTGCGCTCACTGTTAAGCTACTAG
- the fabI gene encoding enoyl-ACP reductase FabI — translation MNLSLENRTYVVMGVANKRSIAWGIAQALSSAGARLIFTYAGERLEKNVRDLAGTLDRDDSVILPCDITNDEEIEATFAQIKEEVGVIHGLAHCIAFAKTEELKGEYLETTREGFLLAHNISSYSLTAVSKAARPLMTEGGSILTMTYLGGERVVNNYNVMGVAKASLDASVKYLANDLGKDNIRVNAISAGPIRTLAAKGIGDFNSVIKEIEEKSPMRRTVTKEDVGNTALFLMSDLSGGITGEMIHVDSGYNIIAT, via the coding sequence ATGAACCTGTCTCTTGAGAACCGTACATATGTTGTGATGGGCGTTGCAAACAAACGAAGCATTGCCTGGGGGATTGCACAGGCATTAAGCAGTGCCGGTGCACGATTAATCTTTACTTACGCAGGTGAGCGTCTAGAGAAAAACGTTCGCGACCTTGCAGGTACACTAGATCGTGATGATTCCGTTATTTTACCGTGTGATATTACAAATGATGAGGAAATTGAAGCTACATTTGCTCAAATTAAAGAAGAAGTCGGCGTGATTCACGGACTTGCTCACTGTATCGCATTTGCGAAAACAGAAGAACTAAAAGGGGAGTACCTTGAAACAACGCGTGAAGGATTCTTGCTAGCGCATAACATTAGCTCTTATTCCCTAACTGCTGTATCAAAAGCAGCTCGTCCACTTATGACTGAAGGTGGAAGCATCCTTACGATGACATACCTTGGTGGCGAGCGTGTTGTGAACAACTATAACGTGATGGGTGTCGCAAAAGCATCGCTTGATGCAAGTGTGAAGTACCTTGCGAATGACCTTGGGAAAGATAACATCCGTGTTAACGCGATTTCAGCTGGGCCGATTCGTACGCTTGCAGCAAAAGGAATTGGCGACTTTAATTCTGTTATTAAAGAAATTGAAGAGAAATCTCCAATGCGTCGCACGGTAACGAAGGAAGACGTAGGAAACACAGCATTATTCTTAATGAGTGATCTTTCTGGTGGAATTACTGGTGAGATGATTCATGTGGATAGCGGATATAATATTATTGCGACTTGA
- a CDS encoding RluA family pseudouridine synthase — translation MNWTVLDQEAGMMLREFLLREKNISRSMLTDIKFKGGQLLVNGTHQNVRTILKEGDVVEVVFPEEQVSETMYPRQMPLRICYEDDHFLLINKQANLPTIPSRHSTASLAEGVLHYYKTSNLNRTIHAVNRLDRDTSGLVLFAKHRYAHDLLSRQQKNKEMKRSYLALVHGELEEDGEVEAPIGRKDDSIIERSVRSDGQYALTRYHTVKRYNSFSLLQLFLQTGRTHQIRVHMAHLGHPLLGDDLYGGKKDLISRQALHSAQLEFYHPFLQKKLRFEAELEEDMSVLIETK, via the coding sequence ATGAACTGGACGGTTTTAGATCAAGAAGCAGGCATGATGCTAAGAGAATTTCTTTTAAGAGAAAAGAACATATCTCGAAGTATGTTAACGGATATCAAGTTCAAAGGGGGGCAACTTTTGGTGAATGGGACCCACCAAAATGTGAGAACTATTTTAAAAGAGGGTGATGTCGTTGAAGTGGTTTTTCCGGAAGAACAAGTAAGCGAAACGATGTACCCGCGACAAATGCCATTAAGGATTTGCTATGAAGATGATCACTTTTTGCTGATTAATAAGCAAGCAAATCTCCCAACAATCCCTTCTCGCCATTCGACAGCATCCCTTGCGGAGGGCGTTTTGCATTATTATAAAACAAGCAACTTAAACAGAACTATTCACGCGGTCAATCGCCTTGATCGTGATACGTCAGGTCTCGTTCTCTTTGCAAAACATCGTTATGCTCATGATCTACTTTCAAGACAGCAGAAAAATAAAGAAATGAAACGATCTTATCTTGCGTTAGTACATGGTGAGCTCGAAGAAGATGGAGAAGTAGAAGCCCCAATAGGAAGGAAGGATGATAGTATTATTGAAAGATCAGTGCGATCAGATGGTCAGTACGCTTTAACCAGGTATCATACAGTGAAGCGATACAACAGTTTCTCTCTTCTCCAACTATTCTTACAAACAGGGCGTACACACCAAATTAGAGTGCATATGGCTCATTTAGGACATCCTCTTCTAGGTGATGATCTTTATGGGGGGAAGAAAGATCTTATTTCAAGGCAAGCACTGCATAGTGCCCAGCTTGAGTTTTACCATCCTTTCTTACAAAAAAAGCTCCGATTTGAAGCGGAGCTTGAAGAGGATATGAGCGTTCTTATTGAAACGAAGTGA
- a CDS encoding CsxC family protein translates to MEKEPRIRSATINECIADEAQVYAIDGSGKIVKIPVLLQSLTIQIPTHANIEFPECEHVLEIKDIKKRVFLSQCKLLHSGNGGTLFISGFIRKNIQYASNPISCKRSDIQTNIKSLTVNVPFECSTKIESLLSEPVGPMFNTREEFNFMISTPLPEGYPEKDELLSDDLSQFGQQSTQYFNELPFCELVKAKIIEIDQSLNRKPGKIIKPSHEKEILLECTCVAKEEVSPKKRGKRRKKKRSLFEDGATVRVELPKEKVEVVKAEKECLHCKEKKQKKVTSFEGIFTEMSEKMVLDLTINLLQKQLVKLPE, encoded by the coding sequence ATGGAAAAAGAACCAAGAATTCGAAGTGCGACTATTAACGAATGTATCGCTGATGAAGCTCAAGTATATGCGATCGACGGAAGTGGCAAGATTGTCAAAATTCCCGTTCTATTACAGAGTCTTACTATTCAAATACCTACTCATGCAAATATAGAGTTTCCAGAATGCGAACACGTGTTAGAAATAAAAGATATTAAAAAACGAGTGTTTTTATCCCAATGCAAACTTTTGCATTCCGGCAATGGAGGCACACTTTTTATAAGTGGGTTTATCCGTAAAAACATCCAATATGCCTCGAATCCCATCAGTTGTAAGCGTAGTGATATTCAAACAAACATAAAATCACTTACAGTGAATGTTCCATTTGAATGTTCTACCAAAATTGAGAGTTTATTATCCGAGCCAGTCGGACCAATGTTTAATACTAGAGAAGAGTTTAATTTCATGATTTCCACTCCACTTCCTGAAGGCTATCCAGAAAAAGACGAGTTGCTTTCAGATGATTTGTCTCAATTTGGTCAGCAAAGCACACAGTATTTTAATGAACTACCATTTTGCGAACTCGTGAAAGCTAAAATCATAGAAATTGATCAATCTCTTAACCGAAAACCTGGTAAGATCATTAAACCATCTCATGAAAAAGAGATCCTTTTAGAATGTACCTGTGTGGCAAAAGAAGAAGTGAGTCCAAAAAAGAGAGGAAAAAGACGTAAGAAAAAAAGATCTTTGTTCGAGGATGGAGCTACTGTTCGTGTTGAGCTGCCTAAAGAAAAAGTCGAAGTGGTTAAAGCTGAAAAGGAATGCTTGCATTGTAAAGAGAAAAAACAAAAGAAAGTGACGTCCTTTGAAGGCATTTTCACTGAAATGTCTGAAAAAATGGTTCTCGATCTTACGATAAACTTACTTCAAAAGCAGCTTGTTAAATTACCTGAATAG
- the mgtE gene encoding magnesium transporter codes for MHHLDQEEIDAFRELFLDIHPYEQSQFFLTVSEQIRLLVYTYLSPREMAEIFQNFDIEEQEEYISEMEPAYAAKMLAEMYADDAVDVLNELNPEQIASYLTIMDDDAADEIKELLHYEEKTAGSIMTTEFVSIRAHQTVKRAMQILRQEAPEAETIYYIFVLDEQKRLVGVISLRDLIIAEENTLIEEIMNERVVSISVGEDQEEAARIMRDYDFLALPVLDFQNHLLGIITHDDIVDVIEEEASEDYSKLAAISDDGSFDRNPFSSAKKRLPWLIILLFLGMMTASLIGQFEVTLDKVPLLAVFIPLIAGMAGNTGTQALAVVVRGLATGDFEENSKWTLIVREAGTGLITGATSGVLVTIIIFLWKGTFLLGLLVGFSLLFTLIVATLAGALVPLLMHKLNIDPAVASGPFITTINDIISILIYFGMATAFMSQLV; via the coding sequence ATACATCACTTAGATCAAGAAGAAATAGACGCATTTCGTGAGCTATTTCTCGACATTCACCCATACGAACAATCGCAGTTCTTCTTAACGGTTTCAGAACAAATTAGGCTACTCGTGTACACCTATTTATCACCACGAGAAATGGCAGAGATATTTCAGAATTTCGATATTGAAGAACAAGAAGAATACATTTCAGAGATGGAGCCGGCTTATGCGGCGAAGATGCTTGCTGAGATGTACGCCGATGATGCAGTTGACGTATTAAATGAGTTAAATCCAGAACAAATTGCAAGCTACTTAACCATCATGGATGATGATGCAGCGGATGAAATTAAAGAGCTGCTTCACTATGAAGAAAAAACAGCCGGTAGTATTATGACTACGGAATTTGTATCAATTCGCGCGCACCAAACGGTAAAGCGAGCGATGCAAATCTTAAGGCAGGAAGCGCCAGAAGCAGAAACGATCTACTATATCTTCGTATTAGATGAACAAAAAAGGCTCGTCGGCGTTATTTCTTTGCGAGATTTAATTATTGCAGAAGAAAATACGTTAATTGAAGAAATCATGAATGAACGAGTTGTTTCAATTTCGGTTGGCGAAGATCAGGAAGAAGCCGCCAGAATTATGCGAGATTATGACTTTCTAGCTCTTCCGGTTCTTGATTTTCAAAACCATTTACTGGGGATTATTACACACGATGATATCGTTGATGTTATTGAAGAAGAAGCATCAGAAGATTATTCAAAGCTTGCGGCTATTTCAGATGATGGTTCATTTGATCGCAATCCGTTTTCTTCAGCAAAAAAGAGACTTCCCTGGCTGATTATCCTCCTGTTTCTCGGGATGATGACAGCGAGTTTAATTGGTCAATTTGAAGTAACGCTCGATAAGGTGCCACTTCTCGCGGTCTTTATCCCTCTTATTGCCGGAATGGCAGGGAATACGGGGACGCAGGCCCTTGCAGTTGTTGTTAGGGGACTTGCGACAGGAGATTTTGAAGAGAATAGTAAGTGGACCTTAATTGTGCGAGAAGCAGGAACTGGTCTCATTACGGGCGCAACTTCTGGTGTTCTTGTAACGATTATTATTTTTTTGTGGAAAGGAACCTTTTTACTTGGCTTATTGGTTGGCTTTTCGTTATTATTTACGTTGATTGTCGCAACACTCGCTGGTGCACTTGTCCCATTATTAATGCATAAGCTTAACATAGACCCTGCTGTTGCTTCAGGGCCATTCATCACGACTATTAACGACATTATCAGTATACTTATTTATTTTGGAATGGCGACTGCATTTATGAGCCAGCTTGTTTAG